AACCACCACAACCGTCTCCTACTTTTCTCTTCTCTTTCGCTAGATATCCACCTCCCTCTTTTTTTTTCTCAAACCCGTCACCACCTCCATATATCACCCTTGTGAGCCACTCTAACTTACCCAAATCAACCACTATCACTCCATCATCCacttttcatatatatacatatgtacaccCATTCTCTTGTTATCCTTCGTGAAACCACAACAAAAACCGATCACCTTCACTTTTAAaacaaccaccaaccaccaacaaCCACTCCTACTCGTCTTCCGTTTCTACTATTAACTGCTATATTTCTGTTTCTTCATACCACCACGACAACAAGGAGGTATTGGTCAACCATAAATGGGTCCAGATACAACAGGTAgtcatattatattttttttctttttcgctatGAATGAAACTTGTATATACTTTATAATATCATGCTTGTCTGCCATTAAGCTAAAGTGGTACTAACACAATGATTAAATACAAAGATAATTAATCAATTAAATACAAATTTAAATACATATTATAAATCTCCACTTGATGTTTTGCATTATTTTTCTGTTGTGGGCCAAAGTTATCAAAAACAACAAATTTTGTGTGTGTTGATGTGCTACCGAACGAGCTGCAGcattattatttttctgttttgaacAATTAACAAGGAGATGATGATTAGGATTATAATTTTAAAACGATGATGGTGATGTAAGGAACGTGTTAATGATTGATGACGATGCAGTAACGAATATTAATACAATGGATTAGGCTATAAGTAATTAAGTTGTGGCATTGGGATTTTAGAATGGACTTAATGATTTGGACTTGGTTAAATTGTGTTGTTGGGCCGAAATCATCTTATGTTTTCTAGTGGATCGAATGAAATGATGATGGTGTTACATATGTAtagactgatgatgatgatgatatataataTAGATGAATATGTGACGAGGTATGTGGATATGATaacatgataatgatgataataaaacaATTCGTAGGGGTAAATAAATAAGTGTGTGAGATATATACAGAAAATAACAAATGGtggaatggttgagagtgtttcgggggagcgagaggtctcaggttcgagcctagGCAGAGGCGTTTATTTCCTTAAAGGCCTATTACATTGCGGtagcctttttattattattattattattattattattattattattattattattattattattattattattattattattattattattattattattattattattattattattataagcgtATTAAAATTTATAACATTAAAGTAAATATGAtgataaaataaatgttaatatGGTCTTAGAACTTAAAGTAATGAATGAGATAATTAATAAGATTATGATTTAATTACGAAGTTAGCATGAAAGCAAGAATGTATACAAGTTGTTtacgtatttaaaaaaaaacatacttATGCATATAAATAAAGGTTAATATTATTAAGatggttaaaatttatattaaataaataagaatTCGATAAGAATggtaaactttaataataataattgtattatgaaTATGAAATGTAAGAACTCTTGAATTTAATATAAACTTGTAATAAGAATACGATCATGGAAAGGGATAAGTATGATCATGATGgtctaattattatcataattgctattattatttttattattagtattaccattattattattattattattactattactactaatattatcaaaattattattaacatcattattaaatctaattatttatattattatcattattttagtattatcataattattaatttaacaaacaaatgacatgtatataaaaagatattttaatacacataacctaactatattaatatataaaatgaaaatatttaaaaaaaatgaaacctataaattagtaaatataacaagtatatcactaataataatatataaattgttcgattacgattatatgttttaatatatataattgatataggttcgtgaatccgaggccaaccctgcattgttcaatttcgtcatatgaatatttttactacaaaatattggattgtgagtttcattactccctttttaaatgctttcgcaatatatatttttgggactgagaatacatgagcttcttttataaatgtttgacgaaatctacacaagtacttaaaaacattctacgattgagttacgagtacaccgaatatcacccctttatagtctggtaatctaagaattaggaagccgagctcctaattgacgcgaatcctaaagatagatctatgggcactcgcaagtctcagtcagagaatttgaactgctttagtacttcaaaataggtatacaactgccagctttaaaagatatgatctattTGTGAGGTGtatacaaccatcatatttaaaagagtggcctgtttgtatgcttttacaTGACCCTGCGGAATGCCGGTaagcgggggatattctatatgcatcttgttaaggtcgattaccaggtgtttatatatggtatgaatgattttccagcagtgaccagacctgcacagattattttcgaaatatgagtatcttgtggtctattatattattggaaatgattgtttatgataaactaatgaactcaccaaccttttggttgacacttttaagcatgtttattctcaggtatgaaagaaatcttccgctgtgcatttgctcattttagagataatacttggagtgattcatgacatatttcaaaagacgttgcattctagtcgttgagttcatcaagattattattaaatcaattatagttgaatatattataaaatggtatgcatgccgtcaactgtcgatgaaatgaaagattgtcttttaaaaacgaatgccatgtttgtaaaatgtatcatatagaggtcaagtacctcgcgatgtaatcaacaattatgaatcgtttataatcggtatgaacggggcatttcaatatgattaatagttcattattaattaataatacttatgttatgaaaaatatttaattaattaattaaatacttatgtgatattaattatatcatttaaacttatgttaactttataaattcaatttaatttaattaaacttatgatatgacatgattatacatatatgactttaaataacattataacttatattattaacataatttatactttaaaatctaatgttgactaagtttgaccaaggttgacttttaagttgactttcggttgactttgactttcagttgacttttgttgactttctaattaaggaaactttcctaagttaaaaactttccaaaaatagaaacttttcaaaaatagaaacttttcaaaaattgaaacctgctaaaaatagaaactttctaaaaatagaaagttcgtgttatacgttgtcctgatcataccgaaacataccgagtgttgttctatgcttatttgaaacaagtactatagctatcatactaagacttgacctaagatagttatttatatcgacctgcttatttataggtcggctgtgacatcccgcattttttccgttaaattatttttaacaccgtctttttattttatttatttatttattttattttattttaataatattcttcgtatctagattcgtaacctccgttagcaaacattcataatattttcgtaaatggattataacgtctccagtactctcgtgtaattcaaaatatctcgtttaggtaattcccgcacccaaacttgggggactagttttgccacttgATCAAAGAGGTGGCTAGGAGTTGACTAAGTCAATCACCTCCCActttcctcctccattcattatcttctcttttctttttccattttccaaATACTTCCACCAAACTCTCTCAAACaccaaaacaagaattcatcatctaaattcggatttggaggctagcaacaaaacaaattacatatttggaatcctctcttcatcctctacaacttgataccaatttcatctcatttgggtaactttctaaaattactagattttgtgttcttgatgtttttgaattatagagtttttaattagtgtctatggctcaagtctaacatgaatatatgatttgtatgctcgatttgttgttttggagtaactagcatgaacttgaaaataggtttgcttaatctttgattttggatgagttaatgttgttaaattgtttaagttcatgttttaattgtgttattagtatcactagcttcgttttgatgtgtaggttgatttgtaaaactttaaaaacatgattaatgattttgtgattcttcatTAGGGTTTGATCGTTATTGAGAtggactttttgatgcttgaatgccatgaaatgttaattgttagtgtttagttgtaatgcatgtttcattacctacaaaacggcatatcatatgtgtgaattggattcccgaaacttaaaatgcattttgtgaatttgaaacttgaaaatggactttaaatgatcacatgacgagaaatcggttattggaaatgatgtttttgtttgatgaaacacgtttagttatgttccttgtcaaaagagctttccaacgatataaggtgcgagttctaagtgtttgcggtttgtgttttgtgcatgATAAGATTTTAGGTTGGACTtagaaaaactgaaactggccaggtaccagctcccgcgtACTGTCGtggcgcgacaattgtgggccgcggcggGACATAAGCCGtgtctgacctccttggtcaaaataagaaaaatgtttggcacgctatggacctccgattcacatgagacttgttctaacatgcttatatatgaataaaaacctcagaaaaatagttcgagaccagacccgaacgcgttgactttttcgttgactttgacccgaccaaagtttgacttttgtcaaacttaaccaaatgattatgcaatatttctaacatgattctttacttgtatcttgcatgaaacttgacaatttgattcacatgctttataatcgagcgtaacgagccataggactaattgaacatctttgacctattgtgtttaccgttattgatacaacctatatgtttaggtcaagactagctttgtctttgcatgcgtttacttgttgaagtactttattactcttgcactcaaggtgagatcatagtcccacttttactcttttgaacttacatttgggatgagaaaacataaacacttctttttaactaagtgagcacaagtagaggaaaacaaacattctacatacgagtttagaacaaaatcctcaatttgattatcattagttactcttgcagtgtgtaagtgtaggcgtgaacttatgttgtatggccatatgggtttgacaaaccctcatctcggacggttcgctaccgtccacagatgaaatatattttcgagaaacagtgttgttctagcactattaatggggttcaacggacggaatgttaagccttgataattgggtgctcgtgaatattaacttttagaatgtactactattttatcaatgttgcaaatcttgtggttcgacttacttttactcacttacttaaacctatgatttcaccaacgttttcgttgatagatttctatgtttttctcaggtctttgaacgctatgtgaaacatgcttccgctcattatttgatacttgcattggatgtcgagtatacatgcatttcatggagcgtcttttgactttatttaaaactgggtctcataggtttcacatgtaactataactttgtaacgtaacttttggatgaacaattcttgtaaactttgaaacaatctttagttttgaaaggaatgcgacatatctttggtcaaacgtcacgttaaagacctatgaccacgcaacgggacctaagtagtcgacgccgtcaattgacgatttgtcggggtcgctacatcggcattgtgatcattcttgatcactttatcattTGCGGTTCACGTTTTCGTGTGGatacttcgtttacgttaaggtgagttataatcccatttttctattttaaatcttctgggatgagaatacatgcaatttattttatattttcgacacaagtggaaattggtttaaattattcattatgagttgaacgaaaatatttcctaatctggtaattttaatcactggtttctacgggtgaacgcgaatcctatggatagatctatcgggcctgacagccccatttcgtgctagtcgcactagcagttacagacggaatgtaatagtacttcgtattttggaagatacacctcttcagtgtatatttttatattggttttgttaaaggtatggagttgttaagttattaccatgtggctcacgggttaatggaataatattttatatgttttcgagcatataattttgtggtccaaaatgggtctttatattttcaaacataaatgtttatggtttaaattaattattgtttgcaatattagacctataattcactcaacattttttgttgactgttactcgcatgttttattctctggTTTattattgattgcttccgctgtgcttagagagtctgcatatttatgatggcagcttctaTTAAACATtattttgcattctattttgatacattaaattgtgggtgttcgttgacattgttttggtcaacttttggttaagtatttatgtatggtttttctaaacttacatattttggtagatttcctttatatgaaatcattttaaatagagaatgcaaggttatttattaaattcatatagagttatgatcaagctgtgggaccaagataacaatgatcgtcaagtgtactttgacgggtcgttaaacatatctagcatatgctgtAAGTCccgcttattaaatattatgcaaTACTTGTCTTAACCtgattagggataataattggaCTATGATTGTTTTCTTGATTTGTGTTAATGTAagtcatgaaacttgcctaatatgacgCCCGTATGAGTTAGTTGtccatgtaactgcttttatttataattgtttattttgaatttttattttcttGCTTTAatatttcattattttgtttattttaaatcatctcttccctaagagataagaatctatcctataaaaagacataaaaatctatctttagtttTTAATAGGAACTAAGCTATTTAATAAACAACTCTTATCTGCATCTACGCTCTcctgggacgataacctaaaatactacatctgatcgggttttgttgctcgttagggtgttaaaagtaaaataaaggttttataaatttaaaagttgaaataaaagatAAAGCACTACtatagggattatttcccgaggtcaAACATCAGTCGGCATCATATCGCTCAACGCTAGGCTGTTATTGTATTGTACTGGTACCTTTCACCCACTATAAGGAAAATAGTACCAACATATGGTGCCATCTGTTCCAAAGAATCACTCAAATCTCAAAAGCAAAAAAGGTTATAATCATAGGGTAATACCTATTGAGGCGAACATGATACATACGTGGAAAGCCGGACAACGAGGAAAAGCAGAAACATTAGAAGATTGGAAGCAAGAGTTGATTGTTTTTCCTTCTATGTTTAATACTAATCCATCTGATGCTCATGTAGTGATTGAAGCTCGTATAGTAAATTTTATTGTTGGAGGAATATATAATGATACCGGAGCAGGAGCATGTATCATGTATGAACATTATTTTGTACAATTATCGAAAAGAGTAAAGGAGAATATGAAAGACGTTCCTTTAGCAAGTTTTGCTAACGATCCATCATGGTCAGAAGGAAGCATACTTTTAGAAGTGGTGTTGAGAAAATCACCATTTAAAAGGACAAGTCATATCGAGTTTCTTTTGTAAAAGCAAATTCACAATATAATGTCATTTTGGGCCGATCAGCTATGATGACATTTGGAGCTGTGACATTAACGGTACATGGAATGATGAAGTTTCCTACTTTGGTTGGCATTGCAACGCTATATGCTGAGCGGAGAAGAAAAATAGAATGTGTACAAATAAATAGAACTACTGTTAATCCAATCATTCATGAGGATGGGTCAATATCACGAAATCCAGTATTCCCATATCAGAGAATTATTATTGGAGACAcattaacaaaggaaacaaaagacAAACTTTACAATATTTTAGCAACCAAATTAGATGTTTTTGCGTGGCATGTTTCTGACATGATTGGAGTACCACGTCACATTGCTGAGCATAAGCTTAATGTAAATCCCAATATTCCACCAGTATGTCCAAAGAAAAGAGGCATGGCTCCTGAACGGACAAAGTTTCTTAGAGAGGAAGTTAGAAATTTGGTGGACGCTGGGATATTACAGGAAGTAAAGTATCAGACATGTGTAGCAAACCCAGTGATGGTGAGAAAACTAGATAACTCATGgaggatgtgtgtggatttcacagaTATAAATAAAACTTGCCCAAAAGATAACTACCCTTTGCCATAAATAGATTGGATGGTGGAGTCCTTAAGTGGATATCAGTTTAAATCTTTTTTGGATGCATACAAGGGATACCATCAAATTCCCATGGCGGTACGGGATCAAAATAAAACAGCCTTTCACAAGATAGACGGAATTTTTTGCTATAAAAATGCCCTTTGGActaaagaatgcaggagcaacttaCCAGCATGTCATTGATATGAAATTTAAAGATCAAATAGCCAGGAATGTAGAGgcctatgttgatgatattgttatcAAGAGTCACACAGAGGAAAGCATGCTTAGGGATACTCTTGAGACTTTTGAGTCATTACGAAAGGTtaatatgaagttgaatcctaagaaGTGTACTTTTGGTGTGCAAGAGGGTAAATTTTTAAGCCATATTTCTAAtgacccacctttttccgtttacttttcatctacttaatttaaagtccgttatttaattataacaccacCCGTTAACTTGCCTTCTTAAAATGTTTCGCTTAGATAATTCACGCACCTGTATAcaactcgagggactattgttgtcaagtgggcaaagatgttactaggtcaaagagtcaacccaccATCTCTTCCACTCATTCTCCTCCTCCTTTTCTTACTACTTTCACCTTTATGCTCTTAAATaccaaatcaaagaatcatcatccattttgaatctagcaagcgttcttcaaaacaaatcacatatttggaatccttgcatcttcctcttcgaatccataccaacttcatcgcatttgggtaactttataaaaacactagattttatgttcttgatgattttgatttaaaagtgtattaattagTGTGTATGGCTCAACTCTAACATGATTATGCGGTTTATTTGCTtattcttgctattttgatgtaactagcttaaacttgaaagtgacttgcttaatcttgtgatttggttgtttgagtgttgttagatgttaaaagttcatgtattaaatgcgttactagcatcactagcttcattttgatgcataggttgattaagaaaacttcattaacatgattattgaatttgtgattttgggttagggtttgatagacttaaatatgaactttgaTGCATTGGATGCTATGAAaagttattggtaagtgtttagttgtattgtatgcataattacctacgaaacggcgtattatatgtgtgcatttaattcccaaatcatcaatgtgcatttatgatcttgaatgtaataaatgatgaacatttaatgcaaatttggttgttgtaaattttggattgattgatgaaatgtgcatagttgttttcctcgtcaaaatacctttccgatgatataagatacatgtttaattgtgtaacatcccgcatttttccgttaaattattttaacgcccgtctttttctttttaaataatacccttcgtatctagattcgtatcctttgttatgtaacattttaaatattctcgttgttggaagataacgtctcccgtactctcgtgtaatttaaaataattcgtttggttaattcacgcacccgcacccgaactagagggaccatttttgccaagtgatcaaaggtgtgactaggtcaactagtcaacaccctttctcatccattcattcatttccattttcatttccattttcctttaacactttcaatttttctttcaatcttcatcatcaagattcatcatccattcatgatctagcaagcttcaattaaaacaaaatacatatttggaatcctctcttcatcctcttcaatttgataccaacttcatctcatttgggtaactttctaaaatcactaattttatgtgttcttgagatttttgagttataaagttgttaattagtgtctatggctcattgtgatgtcgtgtatgtaatttgtatgctcgattcgttatttttggtgtaactagttcaatatgaaattacttgctaaatccttgattttggatgaacaaat
This genomic window from Rutidosis leptorrhynchoides isolate AG116_Rl617_1_P2 chromosome 2, CSIRO_AGI_Rlap_v1, whole genome shotgun sequence contains:
- the LOC139888684 gene encoding uncharacterized protein, which translates into the protein MTFGAVTLTVHGMMKFPTLVGIATLYAERRRKIECVQINRTTVNPIIHEDGSISRNPVFPYQRIIIGDTLTKETKDKLYNILATKLDVFAWHVSDMIGVPRHIAEHKLNVNPNIPPVCPKKRGMAPERTKFLREEVRNLVDAGILQEVKYQTCVANPVMVRKLDNSWRMCVDFTDINKTCPKDNYPLP